A stretch of the Polaribacter pacificus genome encodes the following:
- a CDS encoding ABC-F family ATP-binding cassette domain-containing protein, with protein MLNVHNLSVTFMGTDLFSGITFKLNKGDRIGLIGKNGAGKSTLLKVLSKDIETSGGTMAFDKDIRLGFLRQDIDFVEGRTILEEAYQAFEEIKAIELSLEKINEQLTTRTDYESESYHQLIVDLTELTERYELLGGYNYQGDTEKILQGLGFQREDFDKLTDTFSGGWRMRIELAKLLLQNNDILLLDEPTNHLDIESIIWLENFLKGYSGAIVLVSHDKMFLDNVTNRTIEISLGQIYDYKKPYSEFLLLRGEIKEKQLQAQKNQDKEIKQKQQLIDKFKAKASKASMAQSLMKQLDKVERIEVDQDDNATMNIRFAVSKEPGKIIVEAEEMSKSYGDKLVLDNVNLLIERNSRIAFVGQNGQGKSTLAKMLVGDIPFKGHLKLGHNVQIGYFAQNQSEHLPPEQTVLQIMEDAATDSNRARVRDMLGSFLFGGDAVDKKAKVLSGGERNRLALCKLLLSPFNVLIMDEPTNHLDIASKNVLKQALLNFKGTLILVSHDRDFLQGLTNTVYGFKDKEIKEYLGDIDYFLEQHKMENLREAEKRTVVKVDKKETPKKQANKEEEKEIKKLRNQLSKVEASISKLESEIETQDLALAQDYEGTASKPNFFEQYKAKKAKLETLMEDWESIAAKIDDIS; from the coding sequence ATGTTAAATGTACATAATTTATCAGTCACTTTTATGGGGACTGATTTATTCTCAGGAATCACTTTTAAACTTAATAAGGGAGACAGAATTGGACTGATTGGAAAAAATGGAGCAGGAAAATCTACCTTGTTGAAAGTCCTGTCTAAGGATATTGAAACCAGTGGGGGTACCATGGCATTTGACAAAGATATTCGTCTGGGTTTTTTAAGACAAGATATTGATTTTGTAGAAGGAAGAACTATTTTAGAAGAAGCTTATCAGGCATTTGAAGAAATCAAAGCCATAGAGCTTTCTTTAGAGAAAATAAATGAACAGTTAACTACTCGTACCGATTATGAAAGTGAAAGTTATCATCAACTAATTGTAGATTTAACAGAGCTAACAGAGCGTTATGAGCTTTTAGGTGGATATAACTATCAAGGAGACACCGAGAAAATACTTCAAGGTCTTGGTTTTCAAAGAGAAGACTTTGACAAACTAACAGATACTTTTTCTGGGGGTTGGCGTATGCGTATCGAGTTGGCAAAATTGCTTTTACAAAACAATGATATCTTATTGTTGGATGAGCCTACTAACCACCTTGATATAGAGTCAATAATTTGGTTGGAAAACTTTTTAAAAGGCTACTCAGGTGCTATTGTCTTGGTTTCTCACGATAAAATGTTTTTAGACAATGTGACCAACCGAACCATAGAGATTTCATTGGGTCAGATTTACGATTATAAAAAGCCCTATTCAGAGTTTTTATTGTTGCGCGGTGAAATCAAAGAAAAACAGTTGCAAGCTCAGAAAAATCAAGATAAAGAGATTAAGCAAAAGCAACAACTTATTGATAAGTTTAAAGCAAAGGCTAGTAAGGCCTCTATGGCACAATCGCTGATGAAGCAGTTGGATAAAGTAGAGCGTATAGAAGTAGATCAAGACGATAATGCAACCATGAACATCCGATTTGCAGTATCTAAAGAGCCTGGTAAAATTATCGTTGAGGCAGAAGAGATGAGTAAGAGTTATGGTGATAAACTAGTTCTTGATAATGTAAATTTATTGATAGAAAGAAATAGCCGCATTGCATTTGTAGGTCAGAATGGTCAAGGAAAATCAACCTTGGCAAAAATGCTTGTTGGAGACATTCCTTTTAAGGGGCATTTAAAACTTGGGCATAATGTACAAATCGGTTATTTTGCTCAAAATCAATCTGAGCATTTACCACCTGAGCAAACAGTTTTACAGATCATGGAAGATGCCGCAACCGATAGTAATCGCGCTCGTGTTAGAGACATGTTGGGGTCTTTCTTGTTTGGAGGTGATGCCGTTGATAAAAAGGCTAAAGTCTTGTCAGGAGGAGAGCGAAACCGATTGGCCTTGTGTAAATTGTTGTTGTCTCCTTTTAATGTTTTAATCATGGATGAGCCAACAAACCACTTGGATATTGCTTCAAAAAATGTTTTAAAACAAGCCCTGCTTAATTTTAAAGGAACCCTTATCCTGGTATCTCACGATAGAGATTTTCTACAAGGATTAACCAATACGGTTTACGGCTTTAAAGACAAAGAAATTAAAGAATACTTGGGCGATATTGATTATTTCTTAGAACAGCACAAAATGGAGAACCTTAGAGAGGCTGAAAAAAGAACGGTAGTTAAAGTTGACAAGAAAGAAACCCCTAAGAAGCAAGCCAATAAAGAAGAGGAAAAAGAAATCAAAAAATTACGCAATCAATTATCTAAAGTAGAAGCTTCAATTTCTAAATTAGAATCAGAAATTGAAACCCAAGATTTGGCGTTGGCACAAGACTATGAAGGAACGGCTTCTAAGCCTAATTTCTTTGAACAGTATAAAGCTAAAAAAGCAAAACTTGAGACGCTAATGGAGGATTGGGAGTCTATTGCTGCCAAAATTGATGATATTTCTTAA
- a CDS encoding glucosaminidase domain-containing protein — protein MKLQSFFLMLITSFFLLSCGGKKTIVKSKKKSSSKSEVIVEKEDVSLKKLPSVDQASHVKNLKKKNSNLNKYTLDYIKTYASLAVIKMHEYKIPASITLAQGILESGSGRSTLARKSNNHFGIKCHAGWEGDQVLHDDDEDDECFRKYTYVSSSFNDHSNFLTTRNRYAFLFKIKRNDYKAWAKGLKKAGYATDRKYPQKLISLIETYKLYEFDKVKERDLKKWKKEPVVVEVEEKKVEVITTDSASLHTVKKGDTLYSIAKKYGLSVALIKQKNKLKSNQIYIGQKLVLK, from the coding sequence ATGAAGTTACAATCGTTTTTTTTAATGCTTATTACCTCGTTTTTTTTATTGAGTTGCGGAGGGAAAAAAACGATTGTCAAATCGAAAAAAAAATCAAGTTCAAAATCTGAAGTAATTGTAGAAAAAGAAGATGTTTCTTTAAAAAAACTACCTTCGGTTGATCAGGCTTCACATGTTAAAAATCTTAAGAAAAAGAACAGTAATTTAAATAAGTACACTTTAGACTATATTAAAACCTATGCTTCTTTAGCAGTGATAAAGATGCATGAATACAAAATCCCTGCAAGTATTACACTAGCCCAAGGGATTTTAGAATCTGGAAGTGGTCGAAGTACATTGGCTAGAAAATCAAACAATCATTTTGGTATTAAATGTCATGCCGGTTGGGAAGGAGATCAGGTACTTCATGATGATGATGAGGACGATGAATGTTTTAGAAAGTATACATATGTGTCGAGTTCATTTAATGACCATTCTAACTTTTTAACGACAAGAAACCGCTATGCCTTTTTGTTTAAAATTAAAAGGAATGATTATAAAGCTTGGGCAAAAGGTTTAAAAAAAGCAGGCTATGCTACTGATAGAAAGTATCCGCAGAAGTTAATTTCTTTAATTGAGACCTACAAGCTCTATGAGTTTGATAAGGTTAAAGAAAGGGATCTCAAAAAATGGAAAAAAGAGCCTGTAGTTGTAGAGGTTGAAGAGAAGAAAGTTGAAGTCATTACCACCGATTCTGCCAGTCTACACACCGTTAAAAAAGGAGACACTTTGTATTCAATTGCAAAAAAATACGGTCTTAGCGTAGCTTTGATAAAACAAAAGAATAAATTAAAAAGCAATCAAATATACATCGGTCAAAAACTAGTCTTAAAATGA
- a CDS encoding 1-aminocyclopropane-1-carboxylate deaminase/D-cysteine desulfhydrase — MFIDEKRIHNQPITLSFLKDSSIELYVKREDQLHPMVSGNKFRKLKYSLLEAEQQDHTTLLSFGGAYSNHIAATAAAGKQLGFKTIGVIRGDELAKDLENTFSTNATLREARNNGMQFYFVDRETYRTKEDPQFLNELKKRYGNFYLIPEGGTSMLAVKGCEEILTNEDKKFDYICVAVGTGGTIAGLINTVAAHQQVIGFPALKGSFLKEEILKLTSKTTNWCLQTAYHFGGYAKSDPILIAFMNQFLKETGIQLDPIYTGKMFYGLVQMIQNQELKTGSKVLLIHTGGLQGIEGYNKILAKKQQEIIQVL; from the coding sequence ATGTTTATTGATGAAAAGCGCATTCATAATCAACCCATTACACTCTCTTTTTTAAAAGATAGTTCTATTGAGCTGTATGTAAAGCGAGAAGATCAATTACATCCAATGGTATCTGGAAATAAATTCAGGAAATTAAAGTATTCACTTCTAGAGGCAGAACAACAAGATCATACAACTTTGCTGAGTTTTGGAGGCGCTTACTCTAATCATATAGCCGCAACAGCAGCTGCGGGAAAGCAATTGGGTTTTAAAACCATTGGTGTAATTAGAGGCGATGAATTAGCGAAGGATTTAGAAAATACTTTTTCTACTAATGCAACGTTAAGAGAGGCAAGGAATAATGGAATGCAATTTTACTTTGTTGATAGAGAAACCTACAGAACAAAAGAAGATCCTCAATTTTTAAACGAGCTAAAAAAACGATACGGAAACTTCTATTTGATTCCAGAAGGAGGTACAAGTATGTTGGCAGTAAAAGGCTGTGAAGAAATTTTAACAAACGAAGATAAAAAATTCGATTATATTTGTGTAGCTGTTGGTACTGGTGGTACTATAGCTGGTTTAATTAACACAGTAGCAGCACATCAACAAGTTATTGGTTTTCCTGCCTTAAAAGGAAGTTTTTTAAAAGAAGAGATTTTAAAATTAACTTCAAAAACAACAAATTGGTGCCTGCAAACCGCCTATCATTTTGGAGGCTATGCTAAAAGTGATCCAATATTAATTGCTTTTATGAACCAGTTTTTAAAGGAAACAGGAATTCAACTGGACCCAATTTATACAGGGAAAATGTTTTATGGTTTGGTACAGATGATCCAAAACCAAGAGTTGAAAACAGGCAGTAAAGTATTGTTAATTCATACAGGTGGACTTCAAGGGATTGAAGGCTACAATAAAATATTAGCAAAGAAACAACAAGAAATTATTCAAGTTTTATGA
- a CDS encoding gamma carbonic anhydrase family protein: protein MSIIKAIKGNFPQIPSDCFVAENATIVGEVSLGSGCSIWYNAVLRGDVHFIKIGNKVNIQDGAVIHATYQKSPTTIGNNVSIGHNAIVHGCTIHDNVLVGMGSIIMDDCVVESNSIIAAGAVVTKNTHIKSGSIYAGVPATKVKDISEELINGEIHRIADNYLTYSSWATDSVDQK, encoded by the coding sequence ATGAGTATTATAAAAGCTATCAAAGGAAATTTCCCTCAGATTCCATCGGATTGTTTTGTTGCCGAAAACGCAACTATTGTTGGAGAAGTTAGTCTAGGGTCAGGTTGTAGTATTTGGTATAATGCTGTTCTTAGAGGAGATGTTCACTTTATAAAAATAGGAAATAAAGTAAATATACAAGATGGAGCAGTGATTCATGCTACCTATCAGAAATCACCAACAACTATCGGAAACAATGTTTCTATAGGTCACAACGCAATAGTACATGGCTGTACTATTCATGATAATGTTTTAGTCGGAATGGGCAGTATTATTATGGACGATTGTGTGGTAGAAAGCAATTCTATTATTGCTGCTGGAGCGGTGGTAACCAAAAATACACATATTAAAAGCGGTAGTATATATGCTGGAGTGCCTGCTACAAAAGTAAAGGATATTTCAGAGGAGTTAATTAATGGAGAGATTCATAGAATCGCCGATAATTATTTAACCTATTCTAGTTGGGCTACTGATAGTGTTGACCAAAAGTAA
- the gldM gene encoding gliding motility protein GldM, producing MSHQKTSVRQRMINLMYLVFIAMLAINLSPEVLSAFGFLKDDLEAYNNATSLKNKSLYANLDSKVSDQYEKYRPLQIKLNKVKEISADYYGYLADLKKTLFLSVKDSTNYELMNSSNFLDDYFFRGEGYSKKGQEFIDKMNDFQLSLTTALGQEYSGLATVIEKRFSAADQVNSENKTIKWLVYHYRGFPLIASITNITQLQTKIKNTESDILNALLGRKLDNEVSLKNYKGIVRLDKSAYFSGENVTGQIVLGRYDATLLPDKVLLNDVDITKNVKDGQVIIDMPAGNVGNHDINGVISFVQDGVPTDVSFSSVYSVITQPTEAVISADKMNVVYRGLENPISVSLPGVADKDILVFSTGLKKVGTGKYIISPGAEKELSVNVSAVLSSGKKVSSKKIFRVKDVPEATTMIRGESGVISLPKSSVLGLRIDAGLPDFVFDLNLEVTGFKLKVPGQLAIFVSGNVMDERSKSLIRRAKKGDIINIFEVKAKILGKSSYQLKKVSPISVEIIN from the coding sequence ATGTCCCACCAAAAAACATCAGTAAGACAGCGAATGATAAACCTAATGTATTTAGTGTTTATAGCGATGCTTGCTATAAACCTAAGTCCAGAGGTGCTTTCGGCATTTGGGTTCTTAAAAGATGACCTAGAAGCTTATAACAACGCTACTTCGCTTAAAAACAAAAGCTTATATGCTAATTTAGATAGCAAAGTTTCTGATCAATATGAAAAATATAGACCACTACAAATAAAGTTAAATAAGGTAAAAGAAATATCTGCAGACTACTATGGGTATTTAGCTGATTTAAAAAAGACTTTATTTTTATCGGTAAAAGATTCAACTAATTATGAGTTGATGAACTCATCCAATTTTTTAGATGATTATTTTTTTAGAGGCGAAGGTTATAGTAAAAAAGGACAAGAGTTTATTGATAAAATGAACGATTTTCAATTGAGTTTAACAACAGCGTTAGGGCAAGAATACTCAGGTCTAGCAACTGTCATTGAAAAAAGATTTAGTGCAGCAGATCAGGTAAATTCTGAAAACAAAACCATCAAATGGTTGGTATATCACTATCGAGGTTTTCCTTTGATTGCATCGATCACTAACATCACACAGTTGCAAACAAAAATAAAGAATACAGAAAGCGATATTTTAAATGCGCTTTTAGGTAGAAAGCTAGACAATGAAGTTTCTTTAAAAAATTATAAAGGAATCGTGCGTCTTGATAAATCAGCCTATTTTTCTGGAGAAAATGTTACGGGGCAAATCGTGTTGGGTAGATATGATGCTACGCTTTTACCTGATAAGGTTTTATTAAATGATGTTGATATTACTAAAAATGTAAAGGACGGACAAGTTATTATAGATATGCCAGCTGGGAACGTTGGAAACCATGATATTAACGGTGTGATTTCATTTGTTCAAGATGGAGTTCCGACAGATGTCTCATTTAGTAGTGTGTACTCTGTGATTACACAACCTACGGAGGCAGTTATCTCTGCTGATAAAATGAATGTGGTTTATAGAGGTTTGGAGAATCCAATTTCTGTCTCATTACCCGGAGTTGCTGATAAGGATATTTTAGTGTTTTCTACGGGGTTGAAAAAAGTAGGTACTGGTAAGTATATCATTAGTCCAGGTGCAGAAAAAGAACTTTCTGTAAATGTTTCTGCAGTCTTGTCATCTGGAAAAAAGGTTAGCTCAAAAAAAATATTTAGAGTAAAAGATGTGCCAGAAGCTACCACTATGATTCGTGGAGAAAGTGGCGTGATTAGTTTGCCAAAATCGAGTGTTTTAGGTCTTAGAATTGATGCTGGTTTGCCAGATTTTGTCTTTGATTTAAATCTAGAAGTAACGGGTTTTAAATTAAAAGTCCCAGGCCAGTTAGCCATATTTGTTTCTGGAAACGTTATGGATGAGCGATCTAAAAGTTTGATTCGAAGAGCAAAAAAAGGTGACATCATTAATATCTTTGAAGTCAAAGCAAAAATACTAGGAAAGTCATCATATCAGTTAAAAAAAGTTTCACCAATAAGTGTAGAAATTATAAATTAA
- the gldN gene encoding gliding motility protein GldN: protein MKLQQKLMIYTLLFLMGNTYVQSQTKANSNTFGKSNYELSDLLDEDRFLWSKIVWEYIDLSNPENKSLLGVVDPAKGKTQLEPLFDFLKNQIYTNPNADVFFTADFKEKMKVEEVKSKLTNIRKKGEYTDVFEVKADDVYGYLVKGIWYFDKIESTTRFIIVGIAPMGPDIQTLGVQNIDDDNIYELFWMYYPALQEQFSKISVYDSKNSLKTLPLEYYLSNREYIATEIDENSINNNNSVFISRDLNTFQLKKNVTKTDSIYKKKENVFWFKKKKDDATPEDYDPNKPVSTAKLTLREILAINQAYKKNKENTKKEESKKKKN from the coding sequence ATGAAATTACAACAAAAATTAATGATATACACCTTGCTGTTTCTAATGGGAAACACTTACGTGCAATCACAAACAAAAGCAAATTCAAACACTTTTGGAAAGTCAAACTATGAGCTTTCTGATCTTTTGGATGAAGATCGTTTTTTGTGGTCTAAAATTGTTTGGGAATACATAGACCTATCTAATCCAGAAAATAAAAGTCTTCTTGGAGTTGTGGACCCTGCTAAAGGGAAAACACAGCTAGAGCCTTTGTTTGATTTTTTAAAGAATCAAATTTATACAAACCCAAATGCCGATGTATTTTTTACTGCTGATTTTAAAGAAAAAATGAAGGTAGAAGAGGTAAAATCAAAATTGACTAACATTCGTAAAAAAGGAGAATACACGGATGTATTTGAAGTGAAAGCAGATGATGTTTATGGCTATTTGGTAAAAGGAATTTGGTATTTTGATAAGATAGAGTCTACAACGCGTTTTATAATAGTAGGGATAGCTCCTATGGGGCCAGATATCCAAACTCTTGGTGTTCAGAATATAGATGATGATAATATTTATGAGTTGTTTTGGATGTACTATCCGGCTTTGCAAGAGCAATTTTCTAAAATATCCGTATATGATAGTAAGAACAGTCTTAAAACCTTGCCTTTAGAATATTATTTGTCTAACCGAGAATACATAGCTACTGAGATCGATGAAAACAGTATAAACAATAACAATTCTGTGTTTATTTCTCGTGACTTAAATACTTTTCAGTTAAAAAAGAACGTGACTAAGACTGATAGTATCTACAAGAAAAAAGAAAATGTATTTTGGTTTAAGAAAAAAAAGGATGATGCTACTCCAGAGGATTATGACCCCAATAAACCAGTAAGTACAGCTAAGTTAACCTTGAGAGAAATTTTAGCGATTAACCAAGCGTATAAAAAAAATAAAGAGAATACAAAAAAAGAAGAGTCAAAGAAGAAAAAGAACTAA
- the gldK gene encoding gliding motility lipoprotein GldK encodes MKKLTMKNLVLVALMSTILYSCGSNDRGELTGVSTKAKWYAEKPLGMVLIPEGAVSVEVKDPIDNSVKVQTKSVSAFYMDETEITNRQYKQFIEWVKDSVVRSKLAEQAEIAELLSDNPNPSKNRRGIYRYAYLKKKESKKRKLSVYDQYMYENYYFLDDLEEAKELNWNVPIIWNPQSFPDVDYVEVMDSLYLRKEQTEKGIRRFDPSKLNYRYKTRDDQKKTIEKVLNIYPDTAVWVKDFTDSRNEPMRKNYFSHPAFLDYPVVGVTWEQAIAFCNWRTRYKNQFLEESTKSKRFNIAPFRLPTEAEWELAAKGGKDVTVKYSWGTNSLVTDKGCFLANFKPKEGNYTEDRGLYTVLAKHYAPNDYGLYNMSGNVAEWTSSSYNLVKDVNVSSVNPFKNDKSTSSKITKGGSWKDVDYFLEIGSRDFENKDTPRSYIGFRTVRDYIKN; translated from the coding sequence ATGAAGAAATTAACAATGAAGAACCTTGTGCTAGTTGCATTAATGAGCACCATATTGTATAGCTGTGGTTCTAATGATCGCGGTGAGTTGACAGGTGTAAGTACCAAGGCAAAATGGTATGCAGAAAAACCTTTAGGAATGGTTTTAATTCCAGAAGGGGCAGTGAGTGTAGAAGTAAAAGATCCGATAGATAATTCTGTTAAAGTACAAACCAAGTCTGTTAGTGCATTTTATATGGACGAAACTGAGATTACCAATAGACAATACAAACAGTTTATCGAGTGGGTTAAAGATTCAGTAGTACGATCTAAATTGGCTGAACAAGCGGAAATTGCAGAATTACTTTCTGACAATCCAAATCCAAGTAAAAACCGAAGAGGTATTTACAGATATGCGTATTTAAAAAAGAAAGAATCTAAAAAAAGAAAGTTATCGGTATATGATCAATACATGTATGAAAACTACTACTTTTTAGACGATTTAGAAGAAGCAAAAGAACTTAATTGGAATGTGCCAATTATTTGGAATCCTCAAAGTTTTCCAGATGTTGATTATGTTGAGGTTATGGATTCTTTGTATCTAAGAAAAGAGCAAACTGAAAAAGGAATTAGAAGGTTTGATCCATCAAAATTAAACTACCGATATAAGACGCGAGATGATCAAAAAAAGACCATTGAAAAAGTCTTAAACATTTATCCTGATACAGCAGTGTGGGTAAAGGATTTTACAGATTCACGCAACGAGCCAATGCGTAAAAATTATTTTTCTCATCCAGCATTTTTAGATTATCCAGTTGTTGGTGTTACTTGGGAGCAAGCAATTGCATTTTGTAATTGGAGAACCCGTTATAAAAATCAATTTTTAGAAGAATCAACCAAAAGCAAGCGTTTTAATATTGCACCTTTTAGATTGCCTACAGAAGCAGAATGGGAGTTAGCCGCAAAAGGAGGTAAGGATGTTACTGTTAAATATTCTTGGGGAACCAATTCTCTTGTAACAGATAAAGGTTGTTTTTTAGCTAATTTTAAACCAAAGGAAGGAAACTATACAGAAGATAGAGGCTTGTATACCGTACTAGCAAAACACTATGCTCCAAATGATTACGGGCTTTACAATATGTCTGGAAACGTGGCAGAATGGACTAGTAGCTCTTACAATTTGGTAAAAGACGTTAATGTGTCTTCAGTAAACCCATTTAAGAATGACAAATCAACTTCTTCTAAAATTACCAAAGGAGGATCTTGGAAAGACGTCGATTACTTTTTAGAAATTGGTTCTAGAGATTTTGAAAACAAAGACACTCCTAGAAGTTATATTGGGTTTAGAACTGTAAGAGATTATATAAAAAATTAA
- a CDS encoding DUF983 domain-containing protein codes for MFKKGTKLYSIINNKCPRCQEGDFFKHKLSYAPTKVTELHTHCPNCQLKYMIEPSFYYGAMYVNYGITVGLSIAAFLASTLFFGASLLESFAAIFIVLLIMMPINLRLSRILWINMFVSYDPKAAKDQH; via the coding sequence ATGTTTAAAAAAGGGACAAAACTTTACAGTATTATTAACAACAAATGCCCAAGATGTCAAGAGGGCGATTTCTTTAAACACAAACTAAGTTACGCTCCTACCAAAGTAACCGAACTCCATACACATTGTCCTAATTGCCAATTAAAATACATGATTGAACCTTCTTTTTATTACGGAGCCATGTATGTAAATTACGGAATCACAGTGGGTTTATCTATCGCTGCATTTTTAGCAAGCACCTTATTTTTTGGCGCAAGTTTATTAGAGTCTTTTGCTGCTATCTTTATAGTCTTATTAATTATGATGCCAATCAATCTAAGATTGTCAAGAATATTATGGATTAATATGTTTGTGAGTTATGACCCTAAAGCGGCCAAAGATCAACACTAA
- a CDS encoding GldL-related protein, with the protein MFGKKIMNFIRRNIDKIYNIGAAVVILGALFKIEHIVIGPLNGGLMLTVGLIAEALVFTLSAFEKNDDSVALGVQAETEEETVGGISNKTAGGSSLDVALNADILEKLSANFKNLNNASEALSDSVQINTIIKQYNDQMTAAVSHFSALNNETEKHLKASSDNANINADIVEKSKDVQEQLSALNSNLKALNQVYQGMLLAMEKK; encoded by the coding sequence ATGTTTGGAAAAAAAATCATGAATTTTATTCGACGAAATATTGATAAAATTTACAATATTGGAGCGGCTGTCGTTATTTTAGGGGCCTTATTTAAAATTGAGCATATTGTTATTGGTCCATTAAATGGGGGCCTTATGTTAACAGTAGGTTTGATTGCAGAAGCGTTGGTTTTTACCTTGTCTGCTTTTGAAAAGAATGATGACTCAGTAGCTTTAGGAGTTCAAGCAGAAACAGAAGAAGAAACTGTAGGGGGTATTTCTAATAAAACAGCAGGAGGAAGCTCTTTAGATGTGGCATTAAATGCAGATATTTTAGAAAAGTTATCAGCTAATTTTAAAAACTTAAACAATGCTTCAGAAGCACTGTCTGATTCTGTTCAAATTAATACTATTATTAAGCAATACAACGATCAGATGACCGCAGCTGTTTCTCATTTTAGTGCGTTAAACAACGAGACTGAAAAACACCTAAAAGCATCATCGGACAATGCAAATATCAATGCAGACATCGTAGAGAAATCAAAAGATGTACAAGAGCAATTAAGCGCATTAAACAGCAATTTAAAAGCCTTGAATCAAGTGTATCAAGGAATGTTGTTAGCGATGGAAAAAAAATAA
- a CDS encoding NAD(P)/FAD-dependent oxidoreductase, which produces MKVDYIIVGLGLAGLAFVEQLIAAKKSFVVFEDASQTSSLVAGGVYNPVILKRFTPVWNAKEQLEVALPFYSSLEQKFHQKFDTKFVTKKVFKSIEDQNNWFMAADKPMLSEYMDPNISHQKYNGVLADFGFGQLQGSGRIDTEKLVQTYRDYLDKESKIFFEKFNYQSVKILDKGLSYEDIEANRIVFCEGFGVLQNPFFKELPIKEAKGELITIYAPELAIDFLLKSTLFVLPLGGHYFKVGATFNWKDKTSDPTLEGKIELVDKLKKVLQVPYTIVSQSAGIRPTVKDRRPLVGKHPEFQQLAVLNGLGTRGVMIAPVLAKNLFEHLENGENLDPEVDIKRFD; this is translated from the coding sequence ATGAAGGTAGATTATATCATCGTAGGTTTAGGCCTAGCAGGACTTGCTTTTGTTGAACAATTGATCGCTGCTAAAAAATCATTTGTGGTTTTTGAGGACGCTTCTCAAACCTCTTCGTTGGTTGCGGGAGGTGTATACAATCCTGTTATTTTAAAACGTTTTACACCTGTTTGGAACGCCAAAGAACAGTTGGAAGTTGCCCTACCTTTCTATAGCTCTTTAGAGCAAAAGTTTCATCAAAAGTTTGACACAAAATTTGTTACTAAAAAGGTATTTAAAAGCATAGAGGACCAAAATAATTGGTTTATGGCAGCAGATAAACCTATGCTTTCTGAGTATATGGACCCAAACATTTCTCACCAAAAGTACAATGGCGTTCTTGCCGATTTTGGCTTTGGCCAATTACAAGGTTCTGGTAGAATTGATACTGAAAAATTGGTTCAGACCTATCGTGATTACCTTGATAAAGAATCAAAAATATTTTTTGAGAAGTTTAATTATCAGTCAGTCAAAATACTAGATAAAGGGCTTTCTTATGAAGACATTGAAGCCAATCGTATCGTTTTTTGTGAAGGTTTTGGCGTGCTTCAAAATCCATTTTTTAAAGAACTACCCATTAAAGAAGCTAAAGGTGAGCTAATTACCATTTACGCACCAGAACTTGCCATTGATTTTTTATTGAAATCAACACTGTTTGTGCTGCCTTTAGGAGGGCATTATTTTAAAGTTGGAGCGACCTTTAACTGGAAAGATAAAACCTCAGATCCTACTCTGGAAGGGAAGATAGAACTGGTGGATAAATTAAAGAAAGTTTTACAGGTGCCCTATACAATTGTAAGTCAATCAGCAGGGATAAGACCCACGGTTAAAGATAGAAGACCTTTGGTCGGAAAGCATCCAGAATTTCAGCAATTAGCTGTTTTAAATGGTTTGGGAACTCGTGGCGTTATGATTGCTCCAGTATTGGCTAAAAACCTCTTTGAGCACTTAGAAAATGGAGAGAACCTTGATCCAGAAGTCGATATCAAAAGATTTGATTAG